The Odocoileus virginianus isolate 20LAN1187 ecotype Illinois chromosome 24, Ovbor_1.2, whole genome shotgun sequence nucleotide sequence TATCATGTATACACCTACTTGTGTGTCAGGTGTGTTGTTTGTATTattcatttcttgtttttattcctCTAGTGCTGTTCAGTTCTGAACAAAGTATAATACAGACTCTCACTATAATTGTATTTTTATCCTGTTCTCCCTGTATTCCTAAGaatttttcctttagtttcttaGTTTCAAATTTATGATAACTACCcttctttattataatttatctttttatactACCAAATGATCTATTTATTCCATTTagtgttttttaacttttcttaatATTACCACTGTTGCTTTACCTTGGTTTGCATTTGTCTGATACGTCTTACCCATCTATTTTCAACTTCTCTGTACTAGTATGTGtactggaaaatatatatattttggactttttttaGCCCAAATCTATTAGATTTTGTCTATAAATGAGAGAATTCAGTCCATTGATACTTAGTGTAATAACCAATGAACTTAATTATATTCCTTCATCTTAATTTGACAGCACAtaagtctatttttttaattctttttcattaaatacatacagttcatgctcagtaaatatcaaaCAACTGCTTGAATTTAGGTTTTGACAAGCTGTATTTGAAAAGACAGTAGGTACTCCAAGTGAAAATGAGGTAGGAGAGGACTGAACCTAGGCAGGAAATAAGACTGGACAGATATATATTGAAATACTATATATTGCTACTCTGTtagaattctccagagaaacaaaactaaTACATTAGAGAGAGAATAACAGTGAGAGTAAGATTTATTTCAAGGAACTGGCTAATACAGTTGTAGGGACTGGTAAGTCTGAAATCTGTAGAGAAGGCCAGCAGGCTGAAAATGTAGGTGAGAGTTGATGTTACATTCTAAGATCCACAGGCTGGAAACTCAAGTAGGGTTTATATCCTACAGACTTGATGCAGAATTCCTTCTTTAAAAACTGTCCTTGCTCCTAGGGCCTCAGCTGATTGGGTGAGGTAAGATCCACAGGCTGGAAACTCAAGTAAGGTTTATATCTTACATACTTGATGCAGAATTCCTTCTTTAGGAACTCTGTCCTTGCTCTTAGGGCCTCAGCTGATTGAGTGAGGCCCATCCAGATTATGGAGGACAATGTGCTTTACTCCAAGTCAGCTGATATGTTCATTACATCTAAAAAATACCTTCACGGCAACATCCAGATTGATGTTTGACAAAACAACTAGGCACCCCAGCCTAGCCAAGTTGAAATGAATTGAACCACTATTGCAGTACCATAGCAAATATCAACCAAGTATAAATGGATTATTTCTAAACCATCTACTTTGTATAACAAATATTTGTAACACTCACTTTACTATCCTTAAATGCAATTAACATTTAACTTACTgcacatgaaatttttaaaaatcagaataatatCCTACAGTAATATAaaggatactttttaaaaagaatttataataaaattatttccatacaTAAATATTGGGCATAGTTATACTAGCACTCAGATGATTGCACTTTTGTACATTCACCATGAATACAAGGGCTACAAATGGAGACATACTACTGTGTTTTGTCAGAGAGCCAAATGCTGGGAACAGGCTCTGCCATCAgtgaaatgctttttttaaatggtgaacaaaagttctaaataaaacaaatactgtaCAATCTCCCCTTCATTTATACAGTAGTTGCATACCTAGAGAATTCAGAGTATACCAAAAACTGTACCAAAAATACTTTGTGTGAGGTTATATGCTCAGCTAATTATAAATtgttttttcacttaaatatttatgGGGACATATGATAGCTGTGTAGGACTTGGGACAGTTTCTTGTGCAAGACTATCCCAGGCACTGTAAGAAGTATAGTATCCTTGGCCTCCACCTACCAAATGCCAGAGATGCTTTCCAATCATTGCGACAGTCAAAACACTTTCACCtttgtcgtgtgtgtgtgtgtgtgtgtgtgtgtgtgtgtgtgtgtttggggggggggcaggcgGGTGCCACTTCTGCTGAGAACCTCTGTAGTAAATAATAGGAAGCTATCAGAAGTATTTTTCTCtcaactttttgagaaactggaaTAAAAAAGCATAATGTTACATGCTCTCATATTTCCAATTCCCAGAATTAATACCGCTAACATTTTGTCTTACTTCAAATcttatttgtaaaagaaaaaattaagagacCTGTGAtgtgatataatatatatttagtctTAGTCCCAGGTTCTTGGCACAGAGCCTCTAAGACCTTTGGGAATCTGCAGAGTGATGTGTCTTTATTTGCTAATGAGATTACTCGTGGTGAGCCCCTGGATCATTTCAGGATGGAAGCTGATTGCCAGAGGAAACAGACAAGACAGATTAGAAGGCTGGAACTTTCAGCCCTACTCTTTTGATCTCCTGGGAGGGACATCCTTATATAATGGAACCTCCATTAAAACTCTTTAACAGTGGGGTTCAGAGAGCTCCTGGATTGAACACACTGAGGTGCTGATAGGGTGCTGTGCCCTAGgcatctcttccatttggctgCTCCTGAGTGCTATCTTCTATAATAAACTGGTAATAATAGTTTCTCTGAGTCCAGTTATATAAGCCATCATAGCAAACTGTCAAGCCTGAGCAGGAGTCATGGGAATGGATCTATAGCTGTCAGGCAAAAGTGGGTAATCTGGAGACCCACTACTTATGAATGATATCTCAAGTTGGGGGTAGTTTTCTGGGATTGAGGCCCTTAACCTGTGGTGTCTGTGTTAACTCCAGGTAACTTAGTGGCAGAATTGAACTAAGGACATAGTGTCTGGTGAGTTGGAACATTGATTGGTGTGGGAAAAACATTATCTGGTGTTCAAAGTTTTGTGAATAGAGGAAACAGTTCCCATATAAGGCCTCCTTCAGCCTCTACTGTTCCACAAGACCTCATCCCCAATATAATGACTATTGTACTCGCAAtccattttttatacttttacaaCATTTGTATCCATAACAGACTATGGGTTTCCCCATGGGTTTGTGATATATTCTCTCGTATTcaatttctcatatatatatatacacacacacatgagtttatttttctatgcCATTGGTCTATTTGTCTGCTCCTATACTAATATCACAACACTTAATTACTATTAGCTTTCTATAGTGTCTTGGTATCTGGTAGCCCCAACccatcttctttgtttcttttcaaaattgtcttAGCTATCCgtacttttaaagattttttttttttttcagagaaaaagtgGTGTCTTCTATATATATTTGGCCCAGCATGGGGGGGGTGAAGGGTCAGAGAAACCTTTTTGTAAAAAGGATACAGTAAGATGGAGAGGAGGTTCCATTTAAAGAGAAAGCATGAACAAGCATGGAGACAAGAAACAACATGCAACCACACAGGGGGGGTTGATGTTGCTAGAACACAAAGGGTGAGGTAGGAACGTAAAGGTGGGTCAAATCTGAAGGTCTTGAGGATGCACCATACTAAGGAGTTTGGACTTGACCATATAGGTGAGGGCTTCAACTCacttggctgcgctgggtctcagttgtggcatgcaagatcttcaaTCTccgttgcagtatgtgggatctttagttgcagcataagggatctagttccctgaccagggattgaacctgggccccctgcattgggagcatggagtcttagccactggaccaccagggaagtccctaggtcaGTGATTCTTAACCAGATGTCTGTGGTTGAGCTTCATAGGGGATCTGAAGCAGGAGAATGCCATGATCTCCCTTTGTTGCCAATATAGATCTAATTATCAGATAACAATGCAGCAGATCTGATGAGGTCAAGATTGGAACTGTGAACTAAAAGTCTTCTGCAAAAGTGTAAGCAAGAAATGACAAGGGTAGAACTGACCAAACGGATGAAAATTAGTAAGACAATTACTTGGTTGGCAGTAGGACACAGGGGATAATGTAATAAGACCCCTATATTCCTGACATAGATGACAGTgaaaacaagggggaaaaaacacGAGTAGGTCCTGGAGATACGAAGGAATGCTTAGTTGTGGACATGTCATGTAAGAGGACTATAGATTTGAGTGGATATGGCAAGCAACTGGTTGTATCTGAAGCTCAAAAGGTCAACCTGGAAAATGCAGGTGTGGAGGTCAGCAGCAGGTGTGAATAGCTGACACTTACTGTCATGTACCAGAGTATTAATATGAATTCTCTCAATCAAACCAGTCTTTTAAATTAGGAACTACCACTTAAGCAAGCTTATCtactgaggaggaggaagagggtgaaTTAGGTAACTAATGGGACAAGGTCTGGGGCTGAGGGTAAGGCTGGAGGCGGGGGCGCTATTAAGAGGACTGGCTGGGCACAGGCTGAACAGGGAAGCCAATCTGGCCAAAAAGGAACAGAtgggaagaaaagaggaggaatCCAAAGAGTTGAAGTCTTCAagttttaaaacagtgaaaatgaGAATATAAGAAAGCTCCACAGAAAGGACTGTTTGGAAATGGCACTGGGGAGCTGAGAGAACTGTGATCCTACTGCACAGGCAAGTGAGAAGGCGGTGGAGTCCTGCATTAGCATGTCAAGAGAGGATGAGAGGAAGGGGGCTAAAGATATAGGAAAGCTGAGTTTTTACATCCTGGAACAGGGCTTTAAGGTGAAAGGTTTAGGAATAGGGAGACAAAGGtcagagcagtgtgtacatgagaGCAAAACAGAGGACAGGTGTCCACAGAAGTTATTTGGGCAATTACCGAGAATGATGTGAACAAGCCAGCCTCAAAGCTCAAAATGAAATGGTCTCTCTTCATAGCTGGGTTTTACCTCAAATGCTGTTCTTTCATATCCtctttgcaacaagagaaatcaaccctgatgcTTATACCCACTGTCCCTAAGGAGATAGACTGCATTactacaggctgcccaaagccctTCACATTTTAAGAACTATCCCTCTTCTACTTCATGCAATTTTGATACAGCTACTAAACAAGAGCCTCTGCCTCCTTTGACACGTGTGGCCATGCTGACCAGAGAACCCCATCACTTGGACATAATAAGTGGTCCAGAAACGGCCCCTGACCAAAAAAGAGCTTTGTCTTTACAAAGTCTTCTCAGGGGATTTATACAGGTGCTGGGGCAGTCTTTTCATTGAGGTTATGAGAGGAGATTACTACTCCAAGAACTACTTAATAGGCAGAGCCCAAGATATGGAACTCTAGTCTGTGACTAGAAAACGGGCAGTCAAGGCCCCACCTCTGTGGTCTACACCCTATTCAAGTAAACAAAAGCACCAAGACACAGATATGGCAAAGTATTTTATGTCTATAGGTGTGCCTCACCCTCCCATTCCTGTTTTGATTCGATAGCCTCTCCAAACTGGCTGTACCAGAGAAAACATGGGCATTTTCCAGAGTTTGAAAGCCAGTTAAGGCCCTGGTCCTCTTGACTCAGAAATGATTGCAGATGCAGTCTTTCCACAGCATGCCTCAGGCCTCTCTGCTCAAGGAAAAAAGCCCCCAGTTTTATAGGGCTCCTGAGGTCTTCTGTTCTTCTGCAGCCTGGCGCTGGGAGCTGCGCCGCTGGAAATAGTGGTAGGCTCGGACACTGCAGAGGTAGCCCCCGTACACAGTGAGGAGCATCATGGAGGTGGAGAAGGTCTTGTAGCCAATGTCAGCTAGTTGCTTGGCAGTTGGCATGTTGTCCCCTATAAAGACAGACTGGATTTAGACCCAAGGATAAGGCCTCAtctgcccagccccctcccctgcttATCTGTCTGCACTCTATTCTGAATAGCTCCTACTCACATGCAGAgtttggtagctcagctggtaaagaatctacctgcaatgcaggagaccccagttcaattcctgggttgggaagatcccctggagaagggataggctactcactctagttttcttgggcttccctggtggctcagctggccaagaatctgcctgcaatgcgggagacctgggttcgagacctgggttgggaagatcccgtggaggagggcatgacaatccactccagtatccttacctgcagaatccctatggacagaggagcctgacaggttacagtccatggggtcacaaagagtcggatatgactgagcgactaagcacagcacatactcAGTATGTTGTCGGGAACTCTTAAGATTCAAAAGGGTAAATAAAGTCTGCATAGAAGGTACAGAAACACAGCTCAAACCAGGTGCATGTGAATGACACCACAGCTAACACCTGACCCTCCATGTTTATGAAATGAAGTGACTGGTATAGACCACCTAGAAATGTTCTTAACTGGTGCATTACTTTAGGCACACATCAGTTTTTCTGGCCAGTAAGGAATTAATGGAAATAGCCAGAGATTAAATGTTAGCAGTATATTATTCTCTCAAGGAGGATCAAATAGGAGCCTTTTGGGCAATATGCAATTTGTTTTCCCATAAAATCATCTTATTTATGGCTCAGGTTCTCAGGTTGGTCTTCAAGCATCTGTTTAAACCACAGTATACTTGAAACAGTGCCAGTAGTATGTTTACATTGTTTCAATTAGACATAACCTTCTACAGCATTAATTCTAAGTTTCAAACATAAAACCAAGGACCTATCCCAAGGACTAAAAATAAACTTACTGAGGCCCCAGCAAATTGTTAACTCACATTTGCTTGAGATAAATTACTTCTAATTTAAGTGTTCCCTGGATATTCTGAGCTAGGGAACAAGAGAAAGTTTAAAATGAGAATCTCTCATCTTGAACAAAATATTCCTCAATCTGGGACTCTGCTGAGAGAATTAAAAATCTGACTGCAGTTAGCGAGAATAGGTTTCTTAAAAGTAAAGAATTTGAAAGGAGAGAAGTTCAGAATTAGCTGGTTGAGGGGATCTCGAGTAGGGGAAGATGtctaattacttttcaaaatcAGTCCCATGAGTTGAACACTGTCTTTGAGGCCAGTCCTTGAGAGTGGATCCCAATACTGAGCTGAGGCACAGCTTCCTTGAATCATAATTCCAAGTGGCTATTGAAAGTAACATTAAATAAGATCAGAGGAAGAAAACCAAATGGCACAGGGGCAAGATAAGAAAGGGCTGTTTTCAGGTTATTTGAAGTTTGAAAGGCCTCTAAGCTGtgagagaaacacacacacacacagcaggacaCTAAGGTAATAAGCTCCCAGCAAAGAGACTTGGCAGCCTTCAAACTCCGCCTGACTTATTCTTTCTCATCCTATTCCCCATTACCCTGGCCAGACGCTAACCACTTATAGGACCACCTTTTCTCAGAGCTGGAGGAAGAAGGCTGGAAACCGGATGGTAGATCTTGCCTAGAAGAGTGATAGAAGATCTATTGATGAAAATTTTCTAGAATCTCTTCTCCTGTCTGATCTAACCTGagatttctattttcaaattaaaaacttttcagaCCCTGTGCTAAAGCAGGGCAGTAGAAAAGGAGAACACAATGCAGAGATTATTCTGGAAGTAGAACAAGGCTTATTAATTGGATGGGCTAGGGCAAAATTGATGTATCTGCAAGTTAACAACTGAAGAAACTTTATGGAGTGGGACACTGTTAATAGATAAGAGAAGAAACAggtgtgtctatatgtgtatatgggTATGGTGCTGGTGGCAGGAAGCGTCAGCCAAGATGATGAATTGGACATCAAGTTAAGATGCTTAATGCAAAATTCACGTGATGATGTCTGTCAGGCACATGGATATGCAAATATGGAACAAATCCTGGGAAAGAGGCTAGGCTACAGATACATAAGGAAATATCAAGTGACACCAAATTAAGAGGATAAAACCAAAGAGAGTGAAGTCTAGGGAACACCagtttgaagaaagaaaacaattagggaaggaaaacaggaaattcCAGAAACATGTGGAATGCTCTTTCATTTGACCACGACGATGGTTGAAAATCACTGCTCTTATCAAGTCACTGCCACTAACAGCCGTATGCTTTATCTTTCGGGTATACTGGGCCAGAATGGAAAAGGCCTGTGAACCCCAACATGTCTATGCATTTTTTAGGATAGAGAGAAACAGATGATTAGAAGGATCATAACCCCCTTTCACCCCAAAGATAAGAACCGATACTGTGATTTGCTGGTTAAGGGAATGGTAATGACAGAGTAGCAGCTTGTGAAGGTAACACAAGGTGAAGtaaattctagttttgttttgcttactgATAAGGAGATTTAAGTGTTTTCAGAGAAGTTCAATTCAGTCGGATCCTAagctttgcaaccccacagactgcagtacaccagccttccctgtccatcaccaactcccagagaagaaaagaagaaactggTGAGTGAGGTGGGTGGGATGGAATAAGGTCTAGGATGGCccagagaaagaggaaattagAAGTCCAAGTAGAAGGATTAAccctgaaaatgaaaatttttgagGTTAGCAGGAGAACCTTCTCATCTATGGGGCATCAGCTTTCTCAATAAAGCTCAAGGGTCTGTTACAGGGTTAGAATGGCttcagagaaaaaacaagaagaaCCATAATGAAAAATGACACAGGGGTGTAATCTAAAAAAACCTTTTCAAATTgtggctcttttttctttttctgcccccCTGAACTTGGGAGAACCTCAAAGCTCAGATCTCTCCCCTCTGGAAAACTCACTTCCACAAATGTGTCCATCCACGTCAGCTTAGATTTACTCACTTATCTACCTTTCACTCGGGCTACGTATGAAGGCTGCAGAGAAGGTGGCTTCTGTCCCAAAGGAGTTTATGGTTTGATGGGGATAAGCTGTGCATCTCAAATTCTGTTAGACAAAGTAGAAGACAGCGGTGACCAGAAGAGGCATTTTGAGACTTCAGACACAAAGTGAGGGCTGAAGAAAAGTTAACAGAAAGGTGGAGACGGGCGGCAACAGTCATTAGAAGGATTGGGAGGATTTACGTCAgtgaagagggagggggagaccATCCCAGTAATTGAAAGCAACAAAGGAGTGGAGCCAATTAATCGATAAACAGGAACGGGTGCCCCGGAAGGCTGCATGTCAGGGCACAGCGGACTACAAGATGAAAAAGGGTCAGAATTATTAGAGTCAGAGCGTGGAGGACAAAACGCGCGGTGGCGTCAAGGCCTGACAGAAACCTACGGCCGCGAGGAGGATGCCGGGCTAGAAGCAACGCACGATACGCGGGAAACCTCAAGGACACCGAAGACTGGGCATGCGAGGCTGCGGTAAGCAAAGGCCGGCCCCAGCGAGCGCGCCTCAGCACACCAGCGGCCTGGGCTCCGGCCTGATACAGGGCGTACCTGGATGCTGCCGCTCCCTCCCGTCCGACCAAGGCCTCCAGCCTGCGCGACCTCCGAGCGTAGCCGGAAGCGGCACCAGGGACCAGACGAGTAAGGATAGTGGCCCAGGAACAACACTGAATGCTGAGGCGCTATTGGTGCCGAACACCTACCTTTCTCCCTCCCCCTCGCCCCGCTTACCCTCTAAAATTTGGCTCCCGACGAGGGTAGAGCCGGGCGCGTCGGACGCAGAAAAACCCACGCACACGAAGGCGGGAGCCCGCGCCGATCGCAGCTCTGATTGGCTGCCGCCTTTGAACTTCCGACTTCCGCGTCAGGCGCCTTTACTACGCATCCTCAGACTAGTCTTCCTCTCGGAGAGGCCCGTTGATTTCTGGGGGTTGTAGTCATTCTTCTCTAAGACAGGGTCTTTGGCGACCCAAGTTCTGGAACCAGAACTTTTAGGATACTCAGTCACCAGAGAAAAGGCGATCTTTCTCTCCGACTCTAAGGAAACCAGCCAATGCTCAGCCTGTGGCGCAGTGACGTCTCCGGTAGCTAGGTAGGTTCTCTCGGAGTCAGCCCTCTGGAGGGGACTGTGCGCCCCCTACAGATTGGAGCTCCCCTCTTCCCCGCCGCCGGCCCTTAAGCCCAGCTCAGGTAGGAATCCGACGAGGCCTGGGCCGCCCAGGACTGCGGCAGGTGTGGCCATGGGCACGGAGTGGGCGCAAGGGTCGCATTTCCGTAATGTTTCTGTCCCATGTGTGACCTCCCCGCTTGCAGGCGGCGTGATATAGCCCCAAAGAAGCGCCCGGAAAGGATTGGGGGGATGCCACTTGGGGAAAGCGGGACTGCGTGGGCACCCCAGCAAGGGGCCGGGAGTGGCCGGGACAATCgaggaaagatttcttttttcttttttcctgtggcATGAGTGAAAACATACGCATGTAGTGATGCACCACTGCACATGCACCGCCACGTTCAGTTAAGCGTCCTTGTCCAACTTGtttctggaaaaagcaaatcGGTTTTTGGATaggcaaaaaatttttttgataggCAAGGAGGCCTGATTCAGAAGCCTCAGATTTCAGTTAATGGTGGAGTGAACAAAAATATGCAAAGGTTTCTGACTCTCCAAGAGGGTCGCAGCTGCAGCCTAGGGAAGGAGCTGTCATTTTGTCCTGACTTTGACCTCCTGGAGAGGCAGTTTCTGGATCCAGTCAGAGCCCGACCTGGGCCCAGCCTCactgcctgacccaggaagcTCTGCCCTTCATTGGTGAGGCTGACTCCTCTTCTCAAGCACCCGCCTGGTTCGTCCAGAAGTAAGGGGAGATTAACTTCATGCTGGCCAGAGCCACAGTGTGCCAGGCCCGGCCACACAGGAAGCTGAAACCCTC carries:
- the COX14 gene encoding cytochrome c oxidase assembly protein COX14 isoform X1, producing MIQGSCASAQYWDPLSRTGLKDSVQLMGLILKRDNMPTAKQLADIGYKTFSTSMMLLTVYGGYLCSVRAYHYFQRRSSQRQAAEEQKTSGAL
- the COX14 gene encoding cytochrome c oxidase assembly protein COX14 isoform X2, which translates into the protein MPTAKQLADIGYKTFSTSMMLLTVYGGYLCSVRAYHYFQRRSSQRQAAEEQKTSGAL